Proteins encoded by one window of Anaeromyxobacter diazotrophicus:
- a CDS encoding acyl-CoA desaturase, which produces MSDAARAPRSPDRIHWLKSAPFFAVHAVAVATLVAGPFSWKLVALAAGSYALRMFGITAGYHRYFAHRSYKTGRAFQLALAFLGGTCTQKGALWWAAHHRHHHRYSDQPEDIHSPLQRGFWWSHAGWILCTRYDETRLDHIKDFARYPELRWLDRFHVVPPIAYAALLLALGGMPALLWGYFVSTTFLWHGTFLVNSLAHVIGRRRYDTADGSRNSLLIALATLGEGWHNNHHHYQSTANQGWFWWEIDVTWYALRALAALGVVRELRTPPAAVQARTAVPAAPAAAAAEPGASA; this is translated from the coding sequence ATGTCCGACGCCGCCCGGGCGCCGAGGTCCCCCGATCGCATCCACTGGCTCAAGTCCGCGCCGTTCTTCGCCGTGCACGCGGTGGCGGTCGCGACGCTCGTCGCCGGGCCGTTCTCCTGGAAGCTGGTGGCGCTGGCCGCCGGCAGCTACGCGCTCCGGATGTTCGGCATCACGGCCGGCTACCACCGCTACTTCGCCCACCGCTCCTACAAGACGGGGCGCGCCTTCCAGCTGGCGCTCGCCTTCCTGGGCGGCACCTGCACGCAGAAGGGCGCCCTGTGGTGGGCCGCGCACCACCGGCACCACCACCGCTACTCCGACCAGCCCGAGGACATCCACTCGCCGCTGCAGCGCGGGTTCTGGTGGAGCCACGCCGGCTGGATCCTCTGCACGCGCTACGACGAGACCCGGCTCGACCACATCAAGGACTTCGCCCGCTACCCCGAGCTCCGGTGGCTCGACCGCTTCCACGTCGTGCCGCCCATCGCCTACGCGGCGCTGCTCCTCGCGCTCGGCGGGATGCCGGCCCTCCTGTGGGGCTACTTCGTTTCGACCACGTTCCTCTGGCACGGGACCTTCCTCGTGAACTCGCTGGCGCACGTCATCGGGCGCCGCCGTTACGACACGGCGGACGGCTCGCGCAACAGCCTCCTCATCGCGCTCGCCACCCTCGGGGAGGGCTGGCACAACAACCACCATCACTACCAGTCGACCGCCAACCAGGGGTGGTTCTGGTGGGAGATCGACGTGACCTGGTACGCGCTGCGCGCGCTCGCCGCCCTGGGCGTGGTGCGCGAGCTGCGCACGCCGCCGGCCGCCGTCCAAGCCCGCACCGCCGTCCCCGCCGCGCCGGCCGCCGCCGCCGCCGAGCCCGGCGCCAGCGCCTGA
- a CDS encoding c-type cytochrome has translation MRTRLALAVALLACSGGRPFVTRGEPVVTFEGKVEKGPAVLGTTDLESLARRAFEAVPPGGERVRFEGLALAPLLGDTLEVERGADTVVFRGEGGRAAAVPLVSVRQLKPVLADQAGDAPIGAWRREAAPLQLAWPNLDAPGIDSDPRLRWWWLGGVRRVELVSWLATYGKALRVPPGASDAARLGADVLATSCLGCHRLHGAGGTRGPALGAGLVKGDPSAVTARLRLHLQRTSAGAGAPELTPAAVGQVIAFLRAVELAARPDEDIKEPESVEAPPPVLPRR, from the coding sequence ATGAGAACGCGTCTCGCCCTCGCGGTCGCGCTCCTCGCCTGCTCCGGCGGACGGCCGTTCGTGACGCGCGGCGAGCCGGTGGTGACGTTCGAGGGCAAGGTGGAGAAGGGGCCGGCGGTCCTGGGCACCACCGACCTGGAGTCGCTGGCGCGGCGGGCCTTCGAGGCGGTGCCACCCGGGGGCGAGCGCGTGCGTTTCGAGGGGCTGGCGCTGGCGCCGCTCCTCGGCGACACGCTCGAGGTCGAGCGCGGGGCCGACACGGTGGTCTTCCGCGGCGAGGGGGGCCGCGCCGCGGCGGTGCCGCTCGTCAGCGTGCGGCAGCTCAAGCCCGTGCTGGCGGACCAGGCGGGCGACGCGCCGATCGGCGCCTGGCGCCGCGAGGCCGCCCCGCTCCAGCTCGCCTGGCCCAACCTCGACGCGCCCGGCATCGACAGCGACCCGCGGCTGCGCTGGTGGTGGCTCGGCGGGGTGCGCCGGGTGGAGCTGGTGAGCTGGCTCGCCACCTACGGCAAGGCCCTGCGCGTGCCGCCCGGCGCGAGCGACGCCGCCCGCCTCGGCGCCGACGTGCTCGCCACCTCCTGCCTCGGCTGCCACCGGCTGCACGGCGCCGGAGGGACGCGCGGGCCGGCGCTCGGGGCCGGCCTGGTGAAGGGCGACCCGTCCGCGGTGACGGCGCGGCTGCGGCTCCACCTCCAGCGCACCTCGGCGGGGGCCGGCGCGCCCGAGCTCACCCCGGCCGCCGTGGGCCAGGTGATCGCGTTCCTGCGCGCGGTCGAGCTGGCGGCCCGGCCGGACGAGGACATCAAGGAGCCGGAGAGCGTCGAGGCACCGCCGCCCGTCCTCCCGCGGCGGTGA